A portion of the Toxoplasma gondii ME49 chromosome VIIb, whole genome shotgun sequence genome contains these proteins:
- a CDS encoding hypothetical protein (encoded by transcript TGME49_257070), which yields MPYRSSSSPADIGLSKSEYEDAVNLEKLYFLANKNDRCANCGRGGVSAVDVSRYEFLCSSCCSGKSSVKRIGEDRFSSFEVNKLHARFDRNTHRGRSAASYSRSGTSGSGGARRSDRRGERRSSHRPPVPELSEGSESDSGDDSPPPPRRSRSMPRGSVRSPRHSYQRSSSHRPDPFDTFEEASNASWGGPAQAAAPAWGVDFGSSQGAAQRAPQVGLGGQGTSPAGMLGLAPVAPAPSFGQGFQFPGMAGMGNPAFMGAAQGASPQAWGQNAFLASQYQAMLRPQFPGAAGRDAGVAFPGSGPTAQPPGMMGQSPNYLLAGAAGPMRPTSPMNFPGPQAQPGQRGVNPFLTMGAGQQATHPGTSPFQAFHPTGATQVGGNAMGGAPMNPFLSVQKPSTATGGLGDGGMFGGTSLDFASQHQTQHMRQQGPGAAGVVHFGGGPPAAPNPFSSMGVATPQRSMALTNEARPGGGVGGNPYNTSLW from the exons ATGCCGTACCGatcgtcgtcttcgcccGCAGACATCGGGCTCTCCAAGTCCGAGTACGAGGACGCCGTCAACTTGGAAAAGTTGTATTTCCTTGCGAATAAAAATGACCGCTGCGCAAACTGCGGTCGCGGG GGTGTGTCGGCTGTGGACGTTTCGAGGTACGAGTTCCTCTGTTCCAGTTGCTGCAGCGGCAAGAGCTCTGTGAAGAGAATTGGTGAAGACcggttttcctctttcgagGTGAACAAATTGCACGCGAGATTCGACAG AAACACTCACAGAGGCCGATCTGCAGCCTCGTATTCGCGAAGCGGAACATCCGGAAGTGGAGGCGCGCGAAGGAGCGAccgtcgaggagagagacgcagcagccaCCGTCCTCCCGTCCCAGAACTCTCCGAAGGAAGCGAGTCGGATTCTGGAGAT GATTCCCCGCCGCCCCCGCGTCGGAGTCGCTCCATGCCCCGAGGGTCTGTACGGTCGCCGCGTCATTCTTACCAGCGAAGCTCGTCGCATCGTCCAGATCCGTTTGACACTTTTGAAGAGGCCAGCAACGCGAGTTGGGGCGGACCGGCTCAGGCCGCCGCACCGGCTTGGGGAGTCGATTTCGGGTCCAGCCAGGGGGCGGCCCAGAGGGCTCCGCAGGTGGGCCTCGGGGGCCAGGGGACCTCCCCCGCGGGGATGCTAGGTCTAGCTCCCGTGGCGCCTGCTCCCTCTTTCGGGCAGGGGTTCCAGTTTCCGGGCATGGCTGGAATGGGGAACCCCGCGTTCATGGGAGCCGCTCAGGGTGCAAGCCCTCAGGCTTGGGGCCAGAacgccttcctcgcgtcgCAGTACCAGGCGATGCTGCGGCCGCAGTTCCCCGGGGCGGCCGGGCGAGATGCGGGCGTCGCGTTTCCGGGATCTGGGCCCACCGCCCAACCCCCAGGCATGATGGGGCAGAGTCCGAACTACCTGCTCGCTGGAGCAGCGGGTCCCATGCGCCCCACGTCCCCTATGAACTTCCCAGGGCCTCAGGCCCAGCCGGGCCAGCGCGGAGTGAATCCTTTCTTGACCATGGGCGCGGGACAGCAGGCGACCCACCCTGGGACCTCGCCCTTCCAGGCTTTTCATCCCACAGGCGCTACCCAAGTGGGGGGCAACGCGATGGGAGGTGCTCCGATGAATCCTTTCCTCTCGGTGCAGAAGCCGTCGACGGCGACTGGGGGCCTGGGAGACGGGGGCATGTTTGGAGGAACCAGCCTCGACTTTGCGTCGCAACACCAGACCCAGCACATGCGACAGCAGGGACCGGGCGCAGCCGGCGTTGTGCACTTTGGGGGAGGCCCTCCAGCGGCGCCCAACCCGTTCAGCAGCATGGGCGTGGCCACTCCGCAAAG
- a CDS encoding translation initiation factor sui1 protein (encoded by transcript TGME49_257060) encodes MSDMERQATSDSPSEEEQPSRRQLRQAQKREQQEAQRGKKKGKNARHVGDDATKAGQEVETTQTGDGAEQDTRPPQGGNVQNGGWEHDKQPPITGPSPVVYCGVCGGPPDFCEFGAQWPECKAWIEKNHAELLPFCCPANVSQGENGDTTAVDATDAALAEGIQQLCVGGEAKGALGDAENDTKKGGKKKAAKPNIVTIQRQSRSKRKTATVITGLDLFGVKLDKAAKLFSKQYACGASVSKGVPGQPQQVEVQGDVEEEIAELIQETFEIPEESIQLLPPK; translated from the exons ATGTCGGACATGGAAAGGCAGGCGACGAGCGACTCGCCCtcggaggaagagcagcCCTCTCGCCGGCAGCTGCGCCaggcgcagaagcgagagcagcaggaggcccagagaggaaagaaaaaggggaaaaacgCCAGACATGTGGGGGATGACGCGACGAAAGCCGGACAGGAAGTTGAGACGACGCAAACTGGAGACGGAGCTGAACAGGACACACGGCCCCCCCAAGGAGGAAATGTTCAAAACGGTGGATGGGAACATGACAAGCAACCGCCCATCACAGGTCCCAGCCCAGTCGTTTACTGTGGAG TCTGCGGCGGACCCCCAGACTTTTGCGAGTTTGGAGCTCAGTGGCCTGAGTGCAAGGCGTGGATTGAGAAGAACCATGCCGAACTGCTCCCCTTCTGCTGCCCCGCGAATGTTTCGCAAggcgaaaacggagacacaacGGCTGTTGACGCAACGGACGCTGCTCTTGCCGAGGGCATCCAGCAGTTGTGTGTGggcggagaggcgaagggcGCCCTGGGAGACGCGGAAAATGACACGAAGAAGGGGggcaagaagaaggccgcAAAGCCG AACATCGTGACAATTCAGCGCCAGAGCCGGTCGAAGCGGAAGACTGCCACCGTCATCACGGGCCTGGATTTGTTCG GTGTTAAACTCGATAAGGCTGCAAAGCTCTTTTCCAAACAATATGCATGTGGAGCGTCTGTCTCAAAAGGCGTCCCCGGTCAGCCTCAGCAGGTCGAAGTCCAA GGCGACGTTGAGGAGGAGATTGCCGAGTTAATTCAAGAAACATTTGAAATTCCAGAAGAGAGCATTCAGCTGCTCCCGCCGAAGTAA
- a CDS encoding 3-methyl-2-oxobutanoate hydroxymethyltransferase (encoded by transcript TGME49_257050) translates to MLRQSCFMTPSLRRLFFALPKTAGCRGVFPFEQIYRATTLPRSRSPAQECAFCKQAVPPIFPCSGSNRSFASFALRRRRDLPVCLSERRGFVQGGCIQDFRRRASIETQGNSNSCFHGLVGHASVEVERLQTQRDVGSDTPKYSILPGYLNRGRPERKAEQGRQIVVNRSPFAARFMPDCLPLRSSISAHAIDGSGFLHAPSTAGRSVDTVVESGRWFLVQNRLVHGQAGAALPLGKPLSMARLLQKKERGEKISMVTSYDVNTARILDSALIDMQLVGDSLANVILGLDSTALVDLDTMILFSKHVKQACQRSVVVFDLPYGSYHTKEAAVESVVRVVKQTGITAVKLEGFCPEIVKALRDHVSVICHLGVQPQTAQSMDSRGKNAQSALELLRQSLALEAAGCQMIVLEKVCSEVAEVITAKLKIPTIGVGSGPSCDGQVLVFHDMCGLAPVGPKFKFVKQYANVHPDLQAAANQFRRDVEKSVFPAIEHSFFMIPTERAKFYARIDEGLDVQLGGETRSAATSSQERERDQGLPTPSIVRGWVAAGLVNKPGSSSTNAARLASTPLRSSEDEQACQPMLQGGSQALPQETTGTDLKRVCVRGGGAMGQLVAWKLASVPGLEVVIATHRQELKEAVDRQGNLLLIEKSPNGTQGSDAYGDIEGRPVRVVVMGEGLDKVEKLDEEPFDAVIICTQSWQTAEAGAFALANLKPDGIVATVQNGLEAPRILRGIFGDALASRPNAPSRSTQARACSTPSEQCGVSSLPGDSGKEELSGTAGSPSLVFAPTSYGALEQAAGHVLLTGEGQIRLGLSSPNERSTALSSLSALLRRAGTDVMEEDPFDVQVAIWQKASVSCYVNAVTAILGCRNGDVAHPLLEPLRRRIVEEVVSVARAQGIPVDFEATDQLVVDGIQKTARNFSSMLVDVQKRRQTEIDGINGEVVKMGRKVGVPTPATETLMNLVKFITER, encoded by the exons ATGCTTCGTCAATCTTGTTTTATGACTCCGTCATTGCGGAggcttttcttcgcgcttccTAAAACAGCCGGCTGTCGAGGCGTTTTTCCATTCGAACAAATATATCGGGCGACGACGCTTCCACGTTCGCGTTCCCCCGCACAAGAGTGTGCATTCTGCAAGCAAGCAGTGCCTCCCATATTTCCTTGTTCTGGTTCTAATCGGTCTTTCGCATCCTTTGCGCTTCGTCGTCGAAGGGACTTACCAGTCTGTCTTTCTGAAAGACGGGGATTTGTGCAAGGTGGTTGCATACAGGACTTCCGGCGAAGAGCCTCCATAGAAACGCAAGGCAACAGCAACAGCTGTTTCCATGGCCTTGTTGGCCACGCTTCTGTAGAGGTTGAAAGACTGCAGACTCAACGCGATGTCGGCTCAGATACCCCAAAATATAGCATTCTGCCCGGCTATTTGAATCGCGGGCGACCAGAGCGCAAGGCCGAACAGGGCAGACAGATCGTCGTCAATAGAAGCCCTTTTGCCGCGCGGTTTATGCCAGATTGTTTGCCGTTGAGATCATCTATATCCGCTCACGCTATCGACGGCAGTGGTTTTCTTCATGCGCCATCCACAGCAGGTCGATCCGTGGATACCGTCGTCGAATCGGGACGTTGGTTTCTTGTCCAGAACAGGCTCGTGCACGGCCAAGCAGGAGCGGCACTGCCTCTAGGCAAACCTCTTAGTATGGCCCGCCTTCTGCAAAAAAAAGAGCGGGGCGAGAAGATATCGATGGTGACG TCTTACGACGTCAATACCGCCCGAATCCTTGACTCGGCCCTCATAGACATGCAGCTGGTGGGCGATTCCCTCGCAAATGTAATTCTAG GTTTGGACAGCACGGCATTGGTGGATCTGGACACTATGATTCTTTTCTCCAAGCACGTCAAACAAG CCTGCCAACGGTCGGTTGTCGTTTTCGACCTTCCGTACGGGTCGTAtcacacgaaagaggccgctGTTGAGTCGGTCGTACGGGTTGTAAAGCAAACTGGCATCACGGCGGTAAAGCTGGAAGGCTTTTGCCCAGAGATTGTGAAG GCACTCCGAGACCATGTCAGCGTCATCTGCCACCTTGGCGTTCAACCTCAGACTGCCCAGTCCATGGACTCCCGAG GCAAGAATGCGCAAAGTGCTTTGGAGTTGCTTCGACAATCGCTGGCTCTGGAGGCCGCTG GCTGCCAAATGATCGTGCTGGAGAAAGTCTGCTCTGAGGTCGCTGAGGTCATCACAGCCAAACTCAAAATTCCTACTATTGGTGTTGGCTCAG GCCCGAGCTGTGACGGCCAGGTTCTTGTGTTCCACGACATGTGCGGTTTGGCTCCAGTGGGTCCGAAATTCAAGTTCGTCAAGCAGTATGCGAATGTCCATCCTGACCTTCAGGCTGCGGCGAATCAGTTCCGCAGAGATGTGGAAAAGAGCGTGTTTCCAGCTATCGAACACTCCTTCTTCATGATACCGACAGAGCGTGCAAAGTTTTACGCTCGCATCGATGAAGGTCTCGATGTACAGCTCGGGGGCGAGACGAGGAGCGCGGCCACCAGCTCTCAGGAACGCGAAAGAGATCAAG GCCTGCCAACACCGTCCATTGTCCGCGGGTGGGTAGCTGCGGGTCTGGTGAATAAGCCAGGTTCCAGTTCGACGAATGCCGCTCGACTCGCGTCTACCCCACTTCGTTCCTCTGAAGATGAACAGGCATGCCAGCCTATGCTTCAAGGGGGTTCACAGGCTCTTCCACAAGAGACCACGGGCACAGACCTCAAGCGCGTGTGTGTTCGAGGTGGCGGGGCCATGGGCCAGCTGGTAGCTTGGAAACTCGCGAGCGTTCCTGGACTGGAGGTCGTCATCGCGACGCACCGGCAGGAGTTGAAGGAAGCTGTCGATCGACAGGGGAACCTGCTGCTCATCGAGAAGTCCCCAAACGGAACACAGGGGTCCGATGCTTACGGCGACATCGAAGGGAGACCTGTGAGAGTCGTCGTCATGGGAGAAGGCCTAGACAAAGTTGAGAAGCTTGACGAGGAACCGTTTGACGCGGTTATAATTTGCACCCAGTCCTGGCAGACTGCCGAAGCAG GCGCCTTTGCACTGGCTAACCTGAAGCCAGACGGAATCGTTGCGACAGTGCAGAACGGGCTGGAAGCCCCACGAATTCTGCGCGGCATCTTTGGTGACGCCTTGGCCTCTCGGCCAAATGCACCCTCTCGTTCCACCCAGGCACGGGCATGTTCAACGCCAAGCGAGCAGTGCGGGGTTTCATCCCTGCCAGGAGACAGTGGGAAGGAGGAACTGTCCGGAACTGCcggctctccttctcttgtATTTGCTCCCACATCTTACGGCGCCCTAGAACAG GCCGCAGGACACGTGCTGCTGACCGGCGAAGGGCAGATCCGCCTGGGTCTGTCATCACCAAACGAAAGGAGCACCGCATTGTCCAGCCTTTCCGCTTTGCTCAGACGCGCAG GCACTGACGTTATGGAGGAAGACCCATTCGATGTGCAGGTGGCTATCTGGCAGAAAGCCTCAGTCAGCTGCTACGTCAATGCCGTCACAGCCATTCTAGGATGCCGTAACGGCGATGTGGCGCACCCGCTACTGGAGCCACTGAG GCGGCGCATTGTCGAGGAGgtggtctctgtcgctcgaGCTCAAGGAATTCCCGTTGACTTC GAGGCTACGGATCAGCTGGTTGTCGATGGGATTCAGAAGACAGCCAGAAATTTCTCGTCCATGCTTGTGGACGTCCAGAAACGAAGGCAGACAGAAATCGATGGCATCAACGGTGAAG TCGTAAAAATGGGCCGAAAGGTTGGCGTGCCTACCCCGGCGACAGAGACTCTTATGAATCTCGTCAAGTTCATCACCGAGCGATAG
- a CDS encoding TB2/DP1, HVA22 family protein (encoded by transcript TGME49_257040~Predicted trans-membrane domain (TMHMM2.0):55-78:125-148), producing the protein MAIGRGNAPSSMGAEECPSIQVAGFDLQRMMSHWDAKLNAYPVVAQASEKLGIRSSILFSGFSVFLLFSLGFGWGGGIVCDLTGFLYPAWQSFKAVETPGRDDDKLWLTYWVVYAAFSLLEYFVDIILFWVPFYYLLKCAFLLYLYLPWTKGAETIYNQVIRPHLLEHQRSIDGAVEQISQVGASAAEGLQQALNDGATLVNQAAGLVRQRKPAVAH; encoded by the exons ATGGCGATCGGAAGAGGGAACGCACCGAGCTCGATGGGCGCCGAGGAGTGCCCAAGCATCCAAGTCGCTGGCTTCGATCTTCAGCGAATGATGTCTCACTGGGACGCCAAGCTGAATGCGTACCCTGTCGTTGCCCAAGCTTCAGAAAAATTGGGAATCCGCTCGTCCATCCTGTTTTCAGGCTTCTCagttttccttctgttttcccTCGGCTTCGGATGGGGAGGAGGCATCGTTTGCGATCTTACGGGTTTTCTTTACCCAG CTTGGCAATCCTTCAAGGCAGTTGAGACACCTGGACGCGACGACGATAAGCTCTGGCTGACCTACTGGGTCGTCTAtgccgcgttttctctgctggaATACTTTGTAGACATCATCCTGTTCTGGGTTCCCTTCTACTATCTGCTCAAGTGTGCATTTCTCCTCTATCTTTACTTGCCCTGGACTAAG GGTGCGGAGACAATCTACAACCAGGTCATTCGTCCCCACCTGCTGGAGCACCAGAGATCCATTGATGGCGCGGTGGAACAAATTTCCCAGGTGGGGGCGTCAGCCGCGGAGGGACTGCAGCAAGCCTTGAACGACGGTGCCACTCTGGTGAACCAGGCAGCCGGACTGGTGCGTCAGCGAAAGCCAGCGGTCGCGCATTAA
- a CDS encoding hypothetical protein (encoded by transcript TGME49_257030), which yields MKTRATRKRSRPAKGSSAGAQAADTDTAATETKMENGSDDSTGTEVATLREGTRKQAARGENLDCGSKGESTPTAGTHGGFQVLSSLREKWVSCLRTELGLTLAGHSMSEVPGSSPSRAGAPSCGVLELWAFCMHLANQRNEDKPGLALEPIGLRLTGVFDLLAEQVTPNDETLPRRGRHFYDLPECLPVLDTFSTSSSLTPEGYHLCLFRDREDQQPHAVVSSVPSEGPLFAVVCADPELLTLPDPPVVSRSVEEPPRKQRGKKTRKAEGLDADQAASKAEDAHVPLLLSAVLLHCDRILAASSTPTARAKNGTKKSRTVEKKTEQRSQDPETQQNEYHVEEAKRIRSALVNWLNAELAVGDASLARIEANTQSWKQKRKKAVVSSDLSGLGVLVPYDAETETGYRSLGFTDSGLRKTILAIKAAPKEERDMQPLDELLNLAGIAMDEGDVGAALHLGRNLFLLDAPNEKCCRMLTPAKLLLRSAYYLLEQPHFAQVVEVAAEFRAENR from the exons ATGAAGACGCGAGCAACTCGCAAACGAAGCCGCCCTGCGAAAGGTTCTTCCGCAGGCGCGCAGGCGGCCGACACTGACACGGCAGCGACGGAGACTAAGATGGAAAATGGGAGCGATGACTCGACGGGGACAGAAGTGGCGACCTTGAGAGAAGGTACCCGAAAACAAGCGGCGCGCGGTGAGAACCTAGACTGCGGAAGCAAGGGCGAATCCACGCCAACTGCAGGCACGCACGGTGGCTTTCAGGTACTCTCCTCACTACGTGAGAAATGGGTTTCTTGTCTAAGAACAGAATTGGGTCTGACACTGGCGGGACACTCAATGAGTGAGGTACCTGGTTCTTCACCAAGTCGCGCAGGCGCACCTAGCTGCGGAGTGCTAGAGCTCTGggctttctgcatgcatctcgcTAATCAACGGAATGAAGACAAACCTGGACTAGCGCTGGAACCCATCGGCTTGAGACTGACAG GTGTTTTCGACCTTCTGGCGGAACAGGTTACGCCAAACGATGAGACTCTGCCCCGAAGAGGCCGACATTTCTATGACCTTCCCGAGTGTCTCCCTGTCCTGGATACGTTTTCtacgtcttcttcgttgacACCCGAAGGCTAccatctgtgtctcttccgtgATCGTGAGGACCAACAGCCGCATGCAGTAGTCTCCAGTGTCCCTTCAGAGGGCCCTTTGTTTGCTGTTGTGTGCGCGGATCCGGAGCTTCTCACGCTCCCCGACCCCCCCGTCGTCTCTAGATCGGTGGAAGAACCACcgcgaaagcagagaggaaagaagacacggaAAGCTGAAGGACTCGATGCAGATCAAGCTGCGAGCAAGGCGGAAGATGCACATGTgccactgcttctctctgccgtttTGCTGCACTGCGACCGTATTCTGGCCGCGTCGTCTACGCCAACGGCTCGCGCGAAGAATGGAACGAAGAAATCTCGCACggtggaaaagaaaactgaGCAAAGGAGTCAGGACCCTGAAACACAGCAGAATGAATACCATGTAGAAGAAGCAAA GAGAATTCGAAGTGCTCTTGTCAACTGGCTGAACGCAGAGCTAGCTGTTGGTgatgcgtctctcgcgcgaATTGAGGCTAACACACAAAGctggaagcagaagcgaaagaaggccGTTGTATCTTCAGATCTGTCAG GCTTAGGCGTGCTGGTACCGTATGACgccgagacggagacagggtACCGGAGTCTGGGATTCACAGATTCCGGCCTTAGGAAGACGATCCTGGCCATCAAAGCTGCcccgaaggaagagagagacatgcaaCCACTCGACGAGCTCTTGAATCTT GCAGGAATTGCAATGGATGAAGGAGACGTAGGGGCGGCTCTTCACCTAGGACGGAACCTCTTCCTTCTAGACGCGCCGAATGAGAAATGCTGCAGGATGTTGACGCCAGCAAAG CTGCTTCTACGAAGTGCTTATTATTTGCTCGAGCAGCCTCACTTCGCTCAAGTTGTAGAGGTAGCTGCAGAGTTCAGAGCCGAGAATCGGTGA
- a CDS encoding hypothetical protein (encoded by transcript TGME49_257020): MASDSRDVLTLKVMRLSQPSIYAEPWPLLRIDEVTSEDQSVKKKLERERVCVERALESTHALLLPASQGRIFSGETFSAYINISNSSNAQAVNVIIQVELSIGQKRDLLFDNSQDPIRSLTPGNSFDCTIVHELTESGTYTLVCAVSHYLSAVGEQKSFKKSFKFAAHPPFGVGHRVVLLQGRAFVECSVENVSQEAVYLSDASIFCVEDIEGVRLDSGPPSDGRNHNGLHYFKPHDRYNLVFSLTPTATKLGEDPSFIRRLPVLGQLALEWRTSTGGAGCMHEYTLTNSLAESSKPLSLRVVSCPASVQVERPFQVEIEVSAHVEQVFCPVLILRPSDLEPFVIQGSTTRPLGIIDMFTPRRYILEAVCLSPGFHSVKGIMVYDPDTQQTADAADTLCQVLAF, from the exons ATGGCGTCGGACAGTCGTGACGTTCTAACTCTG AAAGTCATGAGGCTGTCGCAGCCTTCCATCTACGCCGAGCCATGGCCACTGCTCAGGATTGATGAGGTGACATCTGAAGATCAATCGGtaaagaagaaactggaacGAGAGAGGGTGTGCGTTGAGCGAGCCCTCGAAAGCACGCACGCGCTGCTGTTGCCTGCATCGCAGGG GAGAATTTTTAGCGGCGAGACCTTCAGCGCATACATCAACATTTCCAACTCGTCGAACGCCCAGGCTGTGAACGTGATCATCCAG GTAGAACTCTCGATAGGGCAGAAACGTGACCTACTCTTCGACAATTCACAAGATCCCATTCGAAGCCTGACCCCGGGAAACTCTTTTGACTGCACTATCGTGCATGAGCTTACAGAGTCCGGGACGTACAC GCTTGTTTGCGCAGTTTCACATTACCTGTCGGCGGTGGGAGAGCAAAAGTCTTTTAAAAAGTCCTTCAAGTTTGCGGCCCACCCTCCGTTCGGCGTTGGGCACAGAGTTGTCCTCCTTCAG GGTCGTGCTTTCGTCGAGTGCTCCGTGGAAAACGTATCTCAGGAGGCCGTCTACTTAAGTGACGCGTCGATCTTCTGTGTTGAAGACATCGAAGGTGTTCGGCTGGATAGTGGACCTCCGTCTGACGGCAG GAACCACAACGGGCTACACTACTTCAAGCCTCATGACCGGTACAACTTGGTCTTCTCGCTGACGCCTACAGCTACAAAGCTGGGTGAGGATCCCAGTTTTATCCGG CGGCTTCCCGTTTTAGGGCAGCTGGCGTTGGAGTGGCGCACGTCAACAGGAGGAGCcggatgcatgcacgaaTACACTCTTACAAACTCGTTGGCGGAGAGTTCCAAACCACTGAGTCTTCGTGTTGTCTCTTGTCCGGCTTCTGTTCAA GTTGAGAGGCCTTTCCAAGTGGAGATCGAGGTTTCTGCACACGTCGAACAAGTTTTCTGCCCAGTCCTCATTTTGAGACCGTCCGACCTCGAACCGTTTGTCATTCAAGGGTCTACCACCAGG CCGCTGGGTATCATCGACATGTTCACTCCGCGACGGTACATACTGGAAGCGGTGTGTTTGAGCCCGG GTTTTCACTCAGTGAAAGGCATCATGGTATACGATCCTGACACACAGCAGACTGCGGATGCAGCGGACACGCTCTGCCAGGTTCTCGCGTTTTAA